In Candidatus Manganitrophus morganii, the genomic window GATCCGAAGAAGACCGACATCTGGAATGTCGCGAACCCCGATCATGTCAACGGCGGGATCAACCACTTCGGCTCCCCCTTCAACTTCCCGGAAGAGTTCGTCACCGTCTACCGGCTGCATGCCTTGGTCCCCGACCTGATCGAATTCCGCGAGGCCGGAGATCCGAATGTCATCCGAAACAAGATTCCGGTGATCGAAACTTTCCGCGGAAAAGCGACGGCGGCGATGGAGAGCCGCGGCCTCGCCAACTGGGCCCTTTCGATGGGGCGGCAACGCTTGGGTCTCCTCACCCTCCAGAACCAGCCGCAGTTTCTCCAGAACCTCCCGATGCCGCGCCTTCAGACGGCGACGAACAGGCTCGATGTGCCGGCGCTCGATCTGATCCGCGACCGCGAGCGGGGGGTCCCCCGCTTCAACGAGTTCCGCCGGCAATACGGATTGAAGCAGTTGACCCGCTTCGACGACTTCATCGATCCGCGCCTTCCGAAAGATTCACCGGAAGGGGTTGAACAAAGACAACTGGTGGGACTCCTTCGCGAGGTCTACGGCCAGCACATTTGCGATGCGTCGAAGGTCATCACCTCCGCTCAGGTCAACGACGACGGCACGCCGATCACCGACTGCCTCGGACATCCCGACGGAAGCCTGGTCGACAATATCGAAGATGTCGATACTGTCGTCGGCTGGCTCTCGGAATTCACCCGCCCGCACGGCTTCGCGATCTCGGAGACCCAATTCCAGGTCTTCATCCTCAACGCCTCCCGGCGTCTCTTCAGCGACCGCTTCTTCACCTCCAGCTTCCGCCCCGAGTTCTACACCCATCTCGGCGTCGAGTGGGTGACGAACAACGGCCCCGACGGAAAAGTAATCGAGAAGGGAACGCCGAACGGCCACCTGGTGGAGGTCTCCCCGCTCAAGCGGGTGCTGCTGCGGACCGCGCCGGAGCTGGCGCCGGAGTTGTCGAATGTGGTCAACGCGTTCGATCCCTGGGGGCGCGACCGCGGCGAGTATTATTCGCTGGAGTGGAAACCGCGCGCGGGGGCGGAGGAAGACGAGGGATTTAAATGAATAAATGAAAGACGAGCGGTAAGTTCTCCGTTCCATGTTAATTGAACCGCTGAAACCATCATGAGGAGAGAAGGCTGAACCAACCTCAGCCTTCTCTCCTTCGCTGTTCGTGAGCGCGTTCGCTATTTGGCCTGGTGGAGTGGGTGCTTGCGGTTGTTTCGATTACTGGCTGCCCCCTTGCTGGCCCCCCATCCCGGTATCGTCTTCTTGAATGCCGAGTGCGGTCCTCGTTTTCTCGTCGGGCTGTCCGGTCTGCGGGAGCCCCTTTTCTTTCTGGAAGTCACGGAGCGCCTGTTGCGTGCCGGGATCCAATTTTCCGCTGGGAGCGCCGACGTCGTATCCCTGGTCATTTAGTTTTTCTTGGACTTCGATGATCACCACCTCGGCCACGACCGGGGCCTCCTCCTGGCCCGCGCCGCCGTTTTGCATCGCATCTCCCTGTTCTTTTTTGTCTTGCTCGACGGCCCCTTGCGCATAAACCGGGGAGACCAAGAAGAGAACTGCCATCACGCTGACTGCGATCATTTTAAATTTCATCACATACCTCCTTCGCTTGCGTTCCACAGGATCATCGCGGCTCCCCTCCGAGGACCCCTTCGATGATAAACCCAGCGTAGCAGCGCCTCTCACGGGCGATCAATCCACTCGAAGGAGGAGGCGTCCGCCCTCCATTGTATTAATCACTTCGCAGGTACGACCGCTTACCTGTTGTTCAGCCGGCAGGGCTTCCCTTTTTATGCCGGCTTAGGCTATGATATTGCGTTACCCTCCTGAGGGATTTCTCATGCCGGAGAAAAAACCGAAGAAGCCGCGCGCGCCGGGCGCCGTTCGAAAACGGCGGAAGCCGGCGGGGGTGTCGGTGGGGCTGGCGGCGACCGAGCTGCTGGCCGCGCGACCGCCGGGAAATGTGATCGATCTCCATCAGCAGATCGAAGCCGACGGCGGGAAGGTCTTGTCGATCTACCGGGAGCCCTACGGCGGTCATTGGCTGGTGATGGCGGCGCTTCCGATCGACAAAGTGTCGCCGACCCCCTATCAACGCAATCTCTCCGAAACGCATGTCCTCAAGCTGGAGCGGGTGATCGGTAAGATCGGTCGCTTCCTCGACCCGATCATCACCGTTCGGATCGACAAGGAGGGCATCGCGAAATACTGGACCCCCAACGGCCATCACCGGCTCTCGGCGATGCGGACCCTCGGCGCCAAAAGCATCATCGCGATCGTCGCGCCCGAAGCATCGGTCGCCTATCAAATCCTGGCCCTGAATACCGAGAAGGCGCACAACCTTCGCGAGCGGGCGCTGGAAGTGGTCCGGATGTATCGGGAACTGGCCGGCCTGGGCGACGCCACGGAAGAGACCTATCAGCTCGAATTCGAAGAAGCGGCCCTGATCACCCTCGGCTTCTGCTACGAAGCGCGCCCCCGTTTCTCCGGCGGGGCGTATCATCCGATCCTGCGGCGCGTCGACACCTTCATCAAGAAGCCGATCGGCGACGCAACGGCGCTCCGTCAAGAACGGGCCGACACCTTGCTCCGATTGGATGAGACGGTCAGCAGCCGGGTCGAGCTTCTAAAAGCCCGCGGACTGACCAGCCCTTACCTTCGCAGCTTCGTCGTCGCAAGA contains:
- a CDS encoding peptidoglycan-binding protein, producing MKFKMIAVSVMAVLFLVSPVYAQGAVEQDKKEQGDAMQNGGAGQEEAPVVAEVVIIEVQEKLNDQGYDVGAPSGKLDPGTQQALRDFQKEKGLPQTGQPDEKTRTALGIQEDDTGMGGQQGGSQ
- a CDS encoding ParB N-terminal domain-containing protein; protein product: MPEKKPKKPRAPGAVRKRRKPAGVSVGLAATELLAARPPGNVIDLHQQIEADGGKVLSIYREPYGGHWLVMAALPIDKVSPTPYQRNLSETHVLKLERVIGKIGRFLDPIITVRIDKEGIAKYWTPNGHHRLSAMRTLGAKSIIAIVAPEASVAYQILALNTEKAHNLRERALEVVRMYRELAGLGDATEETYQLEFEEAALITLGFCYEARPRFSGGAYHPILRRVDTFIKKPIGDATALRQERADTLLRLDETVSSRVELLKARGLTSPYLRSFVVARINPIRFRPKDAEQLSFNETLERMNKALAKFNPEKIKMEDLAKTGGVAEETE